ATCCTCTTCCACGCGCTCAACGGCCTGCGCGTCATCGCCGTCGACTTCTGGTCGAAGGGCCCGCGCTACCAGAAGCAGATGTTCTGGACCGTGATGGGTGTCTGGGTCGTCCTGATGGCCGGCGCTGTCTACCCGGTGCTCGGCCACGCCGCCCGTGTCCTCTTTGGGAGCTGACGCCGATGTCCACCACCGAAACCACCGCGTCCGGCGTCGGCCCCGTCGAAGGCGCCCCCGCCTACACCGTCGACAACCCGGCCCCGCTGATCGAGGCGCCGCGCAAGCGCACCAAGAAGACCCCGAAGTCGACCCGGGGCAACTTCGAGCTGGCGGCCTGGCTGTTCATGCGCCTGTCCGGCATCGTGCTGGTCGTCCTGGTCCTCGGCCACCTGCTGATCCAGCTCGTGCTGGACGGCGGTGTCTCCAAGATCGGCTTCGCCTTCGTGGCCGGCCGCTGGGCGTCCCCGTTCTGGCAGGTCTGGGACCTGCTGATGCTGTGGCTCGCGATGCTGCACGGCGCCAACGGCCTGCGCACGGTCATCAACGACTACGCCGAGCGGCCGAACACCCGGCTGTGGCTGAAGGCTCTGCTCTACACCGCCACGGTGTTCACCATCCTGCTGGGCACGCTGGTGATCTTCACCTTCGACCCGAACATCCGCTAGGCACGGGGCTGCGAGAATCATGAAGATCCACAAGTACGACACCGTCATCGTCGGCGCCGGCGGCGCGGGCATGCGTGCCGCCATCGAGGCGACGAAGCGCAGCCGCACCGCGGTGCTGACCAAGCTCTACCCCACCCGCTCCCACACGGGCGCCGCGCAGGGCGGTATGGCCGCCGCGCTCGCCAACGTGGAGGAGGACAACTGGGAGTGGCACACCTTCGACACGGTCAAGGGCGGTGACTACCTGGTCGACCAGGACGCCGCCGAGATCCTGGCGAAGGAGGCCATCGACGCCGTCCTCGACCTGGAGAAGATGGGCCTGCCGTTCAACCGGACGCCGAACGGCACCATCGACCAGCGCCGCTTCGGCGGTCACAGCCGTAACCACGGCGAGGCGCCGGTCCGCCGGTCCTGCTACGCCGCGGACCGTACCGGCCACATGATCCTGCAGACGCTGTACCAGAACTGCGTCAAGGAGGGCGTGGAGTTCTTCAACGAGTTCTACGTCCTGGACCAGCTGATCACCGAGGTCGACGGCGTCAAGAAGTCCGCCGGTGTGGTGGCCTACGAGCTGGCCACCGGCGAGATCCACGTCTTCCAGGCGAAGGCCGTCATCTACGCCTCCGGCGGCTGCGGCAAGTTCTTCAAGGTGACCTCCAACGCGCACACCCTCACCGGTGACGGCCAGGCCGCCGTCTACCGCCGGGGCCTGCCGCTGGAGGACATGGAGTTCTTCCAGTTCCACCCGACCGGCATCTGGCGCATGGGCATCCTGCTCACCGAGGGCGCCCGCGGT
Above is a genomic segment from Streptomyces fodineus containing:
- a CDS encoding succinate dehydrogenase hydrophobic membrane anchor subunit encodes the protein MSTTETTASGVGPVEGAPAYTVDNPAPLIEAPRKRTKKTPKSTRGNFELAAWLFMRLSGIVLVVLVLGHLLIQLVLDGGVSKIGFAFVAGRWASPFWQVWDLLMLWLAMLHGANGLRTVINDYAERPNTRLWLKALLYTATVFTILLGTLVIFTFDPNIR